A window of Variovorax sp. HW608 genomic DNA:
CGCGGACCAACGAATACGAAGTGCCCGTGTCGCCGGTCGGCAATGCGCTGGTGCTGCGCGCGCAGGCCTATCGAACCTCCCAGGGCGTGGTGGGCAACGGGCTCTTCTGGCTGGTCGGCGCGCTCAGCGTGCTGACGAGCTGGATGCTGATCGGCACCTGGCGCCACACCCGGCGCCGCCTGCAGGCGCAACAGGCGCTGGTGGCCGAAACCAACTTCCGCCGCGCCATGGAGAACTCCATGCTCACCGGCATGCGCGTGCTCGATCTCGAAGGCCGCATCACCTACGTGAACGCGGCCTTCTGCGCGATGACCGGCTGGAGCGAGAACGAGCTCGTCGGCCAGACGCCGCCCTTCCCCTACTGGCTGGAATCCGACCGCGAGGTGATGAACGAGCGCCTCGAGGAAGAACTGCACGGCCGCGCGCTCCCTGGCGGCTTCCAGGTCCGCGTGAAGCGCAAGAACGGCAGCGTCTTCAACGCGCGGCTGTACGTCTCGCCGCTGATCGATGCACGCGGCCACCAGACCGGGTGGATGACCTCGATGACCGACATCACGGAGCCGACGCGCATCCGCGAGCAGTTGTCGGCTTCCTACGAGCGCTTCACCACCGTGCTGGAAGCGCTCGACGCCTCGGTGTCGGTGGCGCCGCTCGGCAGCGAGGAGCTGGTGTTCGCGAACAAGCTGTACCGCCTCTGGTTCGGCTCCAACACCGTCGGCCACCTGAACATGGTGGCGCAGGCCGGGGTTCCGACTTCGCATGCGCGCGATGAGGAGCTCGACGACGTGGACCCCTTCGCCGGGCTCCCGATCGACCAGCTCACTGCGGCCCAGCCGGCGAACAACGAGATCTTCGTGCCTGAACTCGGCAAGTGGCTCGAAGTGCGTTCGCGCTACCTGACCTGGGTCGACGGCCGGCTCGCCCAGCTCGTGATCGCGACCGACATCACGCCGCGGCGCGACGCCGAGGACCTGGCTGCCGCGCAGGCCGACCGGGCGCATGCCGCCAGCCGCCTGATCACGATGGGCGAAATGGCCTCCAGCGTGGCGCACGAACTCAACCAGCCCCTGACCGCCATCACCAACTACTGCAACGGGATGATGTCGCGGATCAAGGGCAACCAGATCGATTCCGACGCCCTGCTCGCGGCGCTCGACAAGACCTCGAAGCAGGCCCAGCGCGCGGGCCAGATCATCCAGCGCATCCGCTCCTTCGTGAAGCGCAGCGAGCCCAACCGCACGCCGGCCGAGGTCGCGACGATGGTCAGCGAAGCGGTCGAACTGGCGGGCATCGAGTTGCGGCGCCGCAACGTGCGCCTGAACCATTACGTGGCTGCCCGCCTGCCGGTGCTGCGCGTCGATCCGATCCTGATCGAGCAGGTGATGGTCAACCTGCTGAAGAACGCCGCCGAATCCATCGACCTCGCGAACCGGCCGCTGGCACGCCGCAGCGTCGAGCTGCGGGTGCTGCCGAAGATCATCGACGGCCACAACGCGGTCGAGTTCTCGGTGCAGGACACCGGCATGGGCCTCTCGCCCGAAGTCATGGACCGGCTGTACGAGGCTTTCTTCTCCACCAAGGCCGAAGGCATGGGCATCGGCCTGAACCTTTGCCGCACCATCGTGGAATCCCACCGGGGGCGGATGCAGGCGGAGAACATCTACAATGGTCCGGATGTGGTCGGATGCCGTTTTTCCTTCTGGATACCGGTGTTTGACGCTATCGATTCAATAGCAAGCAACGAGGCGAAGGTACCTGCATGAGTTTGATTCCCAAGAAGGGCACGGTGTATGTCGTTGATGACGACGAGGCGGTTCGTGATTCGTTGCAATGGTTGCTCGAGGGCAAGGACTACCGGGTCCGCTGCTTCGATTCGGCCGAATCGTTCCTCTCCCGCTACGACCCGCGCGAAGTCGCCTGCCTGATCGTCGACATCCGCATGGGCGGCATGTCGGGCATCGAGCTGCAAGACCGCCTGATCGAACGCCGCTCGCCGCTGCCGATCGTGGTCATCACCGGTCACGGCGACGTGCCGATGGCGGTCGACAGCATGAAGAAGGGCGCGATGGACTTCATCCAGAAGCCCTTCAACGACGAGGCCCTCGTGGCCCTGGTCGAGCGGATGCTCGAACACGCCCGCGGCGCCTTTGCCCAGCACCAGCAGTCCGCCAGCCGCGACGCCCTGTTGTCCAAGCTCACCGGCCGCGAAGCGCAGGTGCTGGAACGCATCGTGGCGGGCCGGCTCAACAAGCAGATCGCCGACGACCTCGGCATCAGCATCAAGACGGTCGAGGCGCACCGCGCCAACATCATGGAAAAGCTCAACGCGAACACCGTGGCCGACCTGCTGAAGATCGCCCTCGGCCAGGCGGCTCCCGCCAAGGCCTAGCAAGCAGCCCGGCCGGCCACTCTCTCGCACCCCACGCCTGCGCAAGCGGGCGTTTTTACTTGGAAGACAGGAAAACGATGACAGCCCAACTGATCGACGGCAATGCGCTGTCCCGAAAAATCCGCGCCGACGTCTCCGGCCGCATCGCGGCGCTCAAGGCGAGCGGCGTCGAACCCACGCTCGCGATCGTGCTGGTCGGAGACGATCCGGCGAGCCAGGTCTACGTGAAGCACAAGGTCAACGACAGCAGCGAAACGGGCCTTGCCGCCAATCTCGAGCGCTATCCGGCCACGATGACCGAGGCCGAGCTGCTCGCGCGCATCCACGCGCTCAACGAGGATCCCAAGGTGCACGGCATCCTGGTCCAGCTGCCGCTGCCGCGGCACATGGACAGCCACCGTGTCATCGAGGCGATCTCGCCGACCAAGGACGTGGACGGCTTCCACGTCGCCAGCGCCGGCGCCCTGATGGTCGGCCAGCCGGGCTTCTGGCCGTGCACGCCGCACGGCTGCATGAAGATGCTCGAATCGATCGGCTACGACCTGCGCGGCAAGCACGCGGTCGTCATCGGCCGCAGCAACATCGTGGGCAAGCCGATGGCGATGATGCTGCTGGCCAAGAACGCCACGGTCACCATCTGCCACAGCGCGACGAAGGACCTCGGCGCGATCACGCGCCAGGCCGACGTGGTGGTCGCCGCCGTCGGCAAGCGCAACATCCTGACGGCGGACATGGTCAAGCCCGGTGCGGTCATCATCGACGTCGGCATGAACCGCAAGGAAGACGGCAAGCTGGCGGGCGACGTGGATTTCGACGGCGTCAAGGAAGTCGCGAGCTGGATCACGCCGGTGCCCGGCGGTGTCGGGCCCATGACCCGCGCCATGCTGCTCGCCAACACCCTTGAAGCCGCCGAACGCGCCGCAAAGTAAAACCATGGCCACCACTGACAACCCCCTCCTCGACTTCACCGATCTCCCGCTCTTCGACCGGATCAGGCCAGCGCACGTCGCGCCGGCGGTCGACGCCTTGCTGGCCGACGCCGAAGCGGCGCTGCAGAGCGTGACCGCGCCGGAGTTCCCGGCGGACTGGCTGGCGATCTCGCGGGTGCTCGACGTCGCATCCGAGCGCTTCAGCCGCGCGTGGGGCGCGGTGGGCCACCTCAATGCGGTCGCCGATACGCCCGAGCTGCGCGCCGCCTACAACGAGGCGATGCCGCGCGTGACCGCCTTCTGGACGCGGCTCGGCTCCGACGAGCGCCTCTACGCCAAGTACAAGGCGATCGACCCCGCGACGCTCAACGCGGAACAGCGCCAGGCGCATCACAACGCGATCCGCAACTTCGTGCTGGGCGGTGCCGAGCTGCAGGGTGCCGCCAAGGTTCGCTTCGCCGAGATCCAGGAGCGCCAGGCCGAGCTGAGCCAGAAATTCAGCGAACACGCGCTCGATGCCACCGACGCTTTTGCCTGGTACGCATCGATCGGCGAGCTCGAGGGCCTGCCCGAAGACGTGATCAGCGCCGCCCGAGCGGCCGCCGAGGCCGAAGGCAAGGAAGGCTACAAGCTGACGCTGAAGATGCCCTCCTACCTGCCGGTGATGCAATTCGCCAGGAGCAGCGCACTGCGCGAGCGGCTCTACCGCGCCTACGTCACGCGCGCGAGCGAGCTCGGCGATCCGGCCTTCGACAACACCGAGCTGATCCGCGAGATCCTCGAACTGCGCCAGGAAGAAGCCAAGCTTCTCGGCTACCCGAATTTCGGCGAGCTCTCGATCGTGCCGAAGATGGCCGAATCGGCCGACCAGGTGATCAAGTTCCTGCGCGATCTGGCGACCAAGGCCAAGCCCTACGGCGAACGCGATCTGGCCGACCTGCGTGTCTTCGCGGGCGAGCAGCTCGGCATCGCCGATCCGCAGCCCTGGGACTGGAGCTACATCGGCGAGAAGCTCAAGGAAGCGCGCTATGCCTTCAGCGACCAGGAGGTCAAGCAGTACTTCACCGCGCCGAAGGTCATGGCGGGGCTGTTCAAGATCGTCGAGACGCTGTTCGAGGTGTCGATCCGCCGCGACGAGGCGCCGGTCTGGCATCCGGGCGTCCAGTTCTACCGCATCGAACGCAACGGACAGAAGGTCGGGCAGTTCTATCTCGATCCGTCGGCCCGGCCGGCCAAGCGTGGCGGCGCCTGGATGGACGACGTGCGCGCGCGCTGGCTGCGCCCCGACAACGGCGTGCTGCAGACGCCGGTCGCGCAGCTGGTCTGCAACTTCGCCGAGGGCGTCGACGGCAAGCCGCCGCTGCTCACGCACGACGACGTGACCACGCTCTTCCACGAGTTCGGCCATGGCCTGCACCACATGCTGACGCAGATCAACGAGCGCGATGTCTCGGGCATCAGCGGCGTGGAGTGGGACGCAGTCGAGCTGCCCAGCCAGTTCATGGAGAACTTCTGCTGGGAGTGGGATGTCCTCGCGCACATGACCTCGCACGTCGACACCGGCGAGCCCCTGCCACGCGCACTGTTCGACAAGATGACGGCGGCCAAGAACTTCCAGAGCGGCCTGCAGACCTTGCGGCAGATCGAGTTCTCGCTGTTCGACATGCTGCTGCACACCATCTACGACGCCACGACGGCCAAGCCGGGCGACGTGCTGGCCCTGCTCGGCAAGGTGCGCGAGGAAGTCGCGGTCATGCCGTCGCCGGCCTTCAGCCGCACGCCCCACACCTTCAGCCACATCTTCTCGGGCGGCTACGCGGCCGGCTACTACAGCTACAAGTGGGCCGAGGTGCTGAGCGCCGACGCCTACGCGGCCTTCGAGGAAACCGCCGGCGCCCACGGCGAGCCGAGCATCGAGACGGGTCGCAAGTACCGGCAAGCGATCCTCGAGGCGGGCGGCAGCCGCACCGCGATGGAGTCGTTCAAGGCCTTCCGCGGCCGCGAACCGCAGATCGATGCACTGTTGCGCCATCAGGGGATGACCGAGACGCAGCCGGCCTGAGGCTTCGGAGATACTCGGCGTCATCCGACTCCGGGAAATCTCGATGAAACACCACTCTGCCATCGCCGGCCTCGCCTTGCTGCTGGTCGCCACCTCGTCCTTCGCGCAAGCGGTCTATCGCCAGGTCGACAAGGACGGCCGGGTCAGCTTCTCCGACCAGCCGCCGACGGCCTCTTCGCAACCCGCCACGCCGCGAGCCGGCAACACGGTCGGTTCGGCCGCGGGGCTTCCCTACGAATTGCGGCAGGTGGCCCAGCGCTATCCGGTCACGCTCTATACCGGCGAAGAGTGCGGCCCGTGCGGTGCGGCGCGTTCGCTCCTGACGACGCGCGGCGTGCCATTCAGCGAACGCACGGTCAAGAGCAACGAGGACATCGCCGCCCTGCAACGCCTGAGCGGCCAGATCGGCGTGCCGCTGCTGACCATCGGCTCGCAGCAGCTCAAGGGCTTCTCGGACAGCGAGTGGTCGCAGTACCTCGACGCCGCGGGCTATCCGAAGAGTTCGCAGTTGCCGGCGAGCTATCAGAATCCGCCGGCCCAGCCGCTGGTGGCCCTGGCGCCCGCCGCCAAGCCTGCCGCTGAAGCGTCCGCGCCTGCCGCCACCCCGGCACCCGCGGCCCCGTCGAGCGGGCCGTCGCCGAGCAATCCCGCCGGCATCAAGTTCTAGGAGGACTTCAGCCGAAGCGCATCGTCCGCACGCCGGACGAGGTGCCCAGCAGGCACACGCTGGCCCGCTGGCGGGCGAAGACCCCCACCGTGACGACGCCGGGCCACTGGTTCACCTCGGTCTCGAAGCCGAGCGGATCGGTGATCCGCAGGCCGGTCACGTCGACGATGTGCTGGCCGTTGTCCGTCACCAGCGGCGCCCCGTCCTTCTGCCGCACCTGGGCCTGCCCACCGAGGCGGGCGAACTGGCGCATCACCCGCTGCGTCGCCATCGGGATCACCTCCACCGGCAGCGGAAACGCCCCCAGCGTATTGACGAGCTTGGACGCATCCGCGATGCATACGAAGCGCCGGGACTGGGCGGCCACGATCTTCTCCCGCGTCAGCGCCGCGCCGCCGCCCTTGATCATGTAGCCGCGGCCGTCGATCTCGTCGGCGCCGTCGATGTAGACCGCGAGCTCCTCGACCTCATTGCTGTCGAAGACCGGGATGCCCAGCGCCCGAAGCCGCTCGGTCGATGCCACCGAGCTGGAAACTGCCCCCCGGATCTGCGACTTGATGGTGGCGAGCGCGTCGATGAACTTGTTCACGGTCGAGCCGGTGCCGACGCCGACGATCTCGCCCTTGACGACGAAATCCAGTGCGGCACGGCCAACTTGCGCCTTGAGTTCGTCCTGGGTCGGGGCCGGTGCAGGAGCGGGAGAAGTCATCGGGGAGAATCCTTGGCTGATTGAAGTCGAGAATTATCCGATGCCCCTGCCGTTGCCCTCGTCGCTTTATGGACTTGCACGTCCCTTCCTGTTCGGTGTCGACCCCGAGCACGCCCACGAAATCACCCTCGATGCGCTCGCGCGCACGCAGAACACGCCGCTCGCCTGCGTCTACGCCGCGCCGCGCGTGGAGGATCGGATCACGCTCGCGGGGCTGACCTTTCCCAACCGGGTCGGTCTCGCGGCCGGCCTCGACAAGAACGCGCGCTGCATCGATGCCTTCGCCGCGATGGGCTTCGGCTTCGTCGAAGTCGGGACCGTCACGCCCAAGGCACAGCCCGGCAATCCCAAGCCGCGCATGTTCCGGCTGCCGCAGCAGCAGGCGCTCATCAACCGCCTGGGGTTCAACAACGAAGGCCTCGAGGCCTTCATCGCGAACGTGCAACGCGCGCGTTTCCGCCGCGATGCCTCGAAGCTGCCGATGCTGCTCGGCCTCAACATCGGCAAGAACGCCGCCACGCCGATCGAACGCGCGGTGGACGACTACCTGATCGGCCTGGACGGCGTGTATCCGCATGCCGACTACGTGACGATCAACATTTCGAGCCCCAACACCGCGAACCTGCGTTCGCTGCAGAGCGACGAAGCCCTCGATGCACTGCTCGGCGCCGTGGCCGACAAGCGCGAGGCGCTCGCCGCGCGGCAAGGCCGGCGGGTGCCTCTCTTCGTGAAGATCGCGCCCGATCTCGACGAAGCCCAGGTCAAGGTGATCGCGGCGACGCTGCTGCGGCACGGGATGGACGGCGTCATCGCCACCAACACCACGCTGTCGCGCGAGGCCGTGGCGGGCTTGCCGCATGCCGAAGAGGCCGGCGGCCTGTCGGGCGCACCGGTCAGGGAAGCCAGCAATCGCGTCATCGCGCAGCTGCGGGCCGCCTTGGGAAGCAAGTTCCCGATCATCGGTGTCGGCGGCGTGCTGAGCGCGGCCGATGCGAAGTCGAAGATCGACGCCGGTGCGGACGTGGTGCAGATCTACACCGGATTGATCTATCGCGGGCCGGGGCTGGTCCGGCAGGTGGCCCAGGCGCTGCGCCGCGGCGGCGCCTGAGCGGCCGACCAGATCAGCGCATCCGCCAGAGCACCGGGACGATCACGCTGGCCCAGCGCACGATGCGGCGCGGCCCGAGGACGGCGACCACCGCCGCGACAGCCACGCCGGCCGCGACCGGGTGCTCGCGCGCGATGCGCATCGCCACCGCGCTGGAGCTTTCGTTCGGCACCGGCGCTTCTCCCTGTCGCGACGAAGCGGCTTCGAGCGTGGCAATGCGCACGCGCTGCTTTTCGATGCGCGCCTGCAATTCCTCGCGTGTGTGCGGTCGGGGCTCGCGCGGTGCCGCGCCCGGCTTGGCCTTTCCAAGGCTTTCACGCAGCCATGCGCGGTCGCGCTCGAACTCGCGAAGGACCGGCTCGAACGCCGCCGACGACTTGCCCGTCATCGACAGCAGAGCCACCACCGAGGCCAGCCAGAGCGCCACCCAGACCGCCGCCACCAGCCAGGCGGCGACCGCGCGCTGCGGCGTGTCCCAGAAGTGGACGACGATCGCCACCGAGAGCAGCGCGATCGCGATCGTGGTGAGTCCGGCCACCGCAATGACGAGTCCGAGCATCCATCGCAGGCGCTTCTTCTCGTCTTCCCAGGCAAAGCGCAGCAGTTCGGCCCGGTCTTCGGCCGCCAGGGCGCCCTCACCGATCAGGATGCGCAGGCGCCGCAGCTGGGACTTGATCCCGAACAGCGACGACAGCCTCATGCGCCGGCCCCGCGAGCCCCCCGCCAGAAGCGGGGCCGGGTCCGCTTCCCGGCGGCGCGGAGGCGGATCAACTCAGCGGCGGCCAAGCAGCAGGCCCACCAGGACGCCCACTGCCAGCGCAGCGCCGGCGATCTGCCAGGGCTCGTCGTGTGCGTAGGCGTTGGCCGAGCTGGCGGCCTCCCGCGCCTTCTTGGCGGCGATGCGGCTCTTTTCGGCAGCCAGCTCGCGGGCGATCGCCAGCTTGCTGTCGATGCGCTGGCGAAGGGCCTTGATGTGAGGGACGGAGTCGAGATCCTTGCTGGCGAGCACACCGCGCACGTCGCTTGCGATGTCTTCCGCTACAGCGTTTGCCGCCTCTTCGAGATTGGTGGTTGCAGTCATTGAAAAAGGTCCTCCTCAACGCGCCGGCACCGCGCCGGCAACTCACGCCGACAAGCGACGCACCGCCGCATGGTACATGCCTCTCCGCATCTACGACAGAAGTCCGGCCACTTGACGTGCGATGGCCAGGCTGCTCGTCAGGCCCGGTGATTCGATCCCGAACAGGTTGACGAGGCCCGCAATGCCGTGGTCGGCCGGCCCGGCGATCATGAAGTCGGCAGGCGCCTGCGTCGGGCCGGAGATCTTGGGCCGCATGCCCGCATAGCCGGGCAGGAGCGCGCCGTCGGGCAGTCCGGGCCAGTACTTGCGGACCTCCGCGTAAAAGCCCTGGCCGCGAGCGGGATCGACCACGAGGTCGTCCGGGCGATCCACCCATTGGACGTCCGGCCCGAACTTGGCCTGGCCGCCCAGGTCCAGCGTGAGATGCACGCCGAGGCCCGCCGCCTCGGGGACCGGATAGATCAACCGGCTGAAAGGTGCGCGCCCGGCCAGGGTGAAGTAATTTCCCTTCGCGTAAAAGGCCTGCGGCAGCGATTCGGAAGGAAGCCCTTCGAAGCGCCGCGCCAATGCGGGGGCCGCGAGTCCCGCGGCGTTCACCACGCTGGCGCAGCGCAGGTGCGTGCCGTCTGCGGTCACGAGCACGATGCCCCCGCCCTCGCACCGGGCGCTCGCGACGCCCGACTTCAGCGCCACGACGCCTCCTGCATGCTCCAGGTCGCCCTGCAGGCTCAGCATGAACGCATGACTGTCGACGATGCCGGTGCTCGGCGAAAGCAGCGCGGCGGTGCATGCCAGTTGCGGCTCCATCGCGCGCGCCTCCTCGCCCGAGAGCAGGACCATGTCGTCCACGCCATTGGCGGCCGCCTTGGCCATGATCCCGGTGAGCTGTTCGACTTGCGTCTCGGAGGTCGCGACGATGAGCTTGCCGCAGCGGCGATGCGGCACGCTGCGCTCGCGGGCATAGTCGTAGAGCAGCTTCTTGCCCTCCACGCACAGCCGGGCCTTCAACGAGCCCTTTGGGTAGTAGATGCCGGCGTGGATCACCTCGCTGTTGCGCGAGCTCGTGCCGGTGCCGATGGCGCCCTCGGCTTCCAGCACGATGACATCGCGCCCCTGCAAGGCGAGGGCCCGCGCCACGGCCAGACCGACCACGCCGGCGCCGATGACGGCGCAATCGAATTCATCCATGCCGCGAGCATAGCGGCGCGGGGCCGCCGATCACCCCGCCTTGCCGGCGGATGCGGTCTTCGGCAGCGCGAGATCGCCGGGCGGCGTCGCGGGTCCTTCGTCGGGCTCGACGGGAAGCTCGGGAACGTCCGGTGGGTCGGGCGTGATGGGAGGCGGAAGATCTGGACTGGTGGCCATGGCGTTCTCCTTCAACCACACCGTTCTACGGGAGGTGAAGACGCGATGCAACAGGCCGTTCCCTTCGCGGCTTCGCAGGCGCCAACCCGGGCGCAGGAAGCGGAGAAACCGAAGAGAGGGAATTGGTGGGCGGTGCAGGCTTCGAACCTGCGACCCCAGCAGTGTGAATGCTGTGCTCTACCCCTGAGCTAACCGCCCGAAGCGCCGGCGATGCCTTGCGCTGCGAAGCCTTAGATTATGCCACAGCCATTTCGCCGATTTTGCGAAATAGCGTCCGGCCGCCGCTACTTTTGTCGAGCTGCACCAGGACTTCCTCGTGCTCGGCCAGTTCATGCTCCGCGGCAACGAGCACCGGCAGCTCGAAAGTGCGCAGGTCGACGACCAGGACGGTGCCCTGCTTCGGCTCGTCGGTCGCGACGTCGATCAGCAGCGCGTCCTGTCCGCGCGTGAGATTGATGTAGACGTCCGCGAGCAGCTGTGCATCCAGCTTGGCGCCGTGGAAGGTCCGGTTCGAGCGATCGACACCGAAGCGGTCGCAAAGCGCATCCAGCGAATTGCGCTTGCCCGGGTACACCGACTTCGCCATCGCCAGCGTGTCGGTCACCTCCGAAACGAAGCTGCGCAGCGGCGGCAGCCCCGCCAGTTCGAGTTCCTTGTTCAGGAAGCCGACGTCGAAGGCCGCGTTGTGAATGATCAGCTCGGCGTCGCGAAGGTATTCGATGATGTCGTTCGCCAGCGTGCCGAACTTGGGCTTGTCGCGCAGGAAGTCGGTGGTCAGGCCGTGCACCTTGAGCGCGTCTTCATGGCTTTCACGCTCGGGATTGAAGTAGATGTGCAGGTCGTTGCCGGTGAGCTTGCGATTGAACAGTTCGACGCATCCCAGTTCGATGATGCGGTCGCCGTTCTCGGCGGAAAGGCCGGTGGTTTCGGTGTCGAGGACGATCTGCCGGGTCATCAATGATTTTCTTTGGCGTGATTGATGGAGTACTTCGGAATTTCAACCGTGAGGTCCGATTGTGCAAGGATCGCCTGGCAGCTCAGGCGCGACTGCGGCTCCAGGCCCCAGGCGCGGTCGAGCAGGTCCTCTTCCTCTTCCTCCGCGTCGTTCAGCGATTCGAGGCCCTTGCGCACGATCACGTGGCAGGTGGTGCAGGCGCAGCTCATCTCGCAGGCGTGCTCGATATGGATGTTGTTCTCGAGCAGGGCCTCGCAGATCGAGGTGCCCGCGGGCGCGCTGATTTCGGCGCCCTCGGGACAGTACTCGGCGTGGGGAAGGATCTTGATCGTGGGCATGGCGCGTTCTTCTAGAGGGACTCGATCTGGCGACCTGCGAGCGCGCGCGCGATGCCGGCATTCATGCGCTGCGCCGCGAAGGCTTCGGTGCCGTCCGCGAGCGCCTTGGTGGCGGCCTCGATCACCGCCGCGTCGCCGGACGACTGCGCGCGGCGCAGCGCATCCATCCGCGCATCGATGGCTTCGCGCTCCTCGACGGACAGGAGAGCCCCGTCTGCATCCAGGGCGCTCTGCGTGGCCAGCAGCATGCGGTCGGCATCCACGCGGGCTTCGACCAGGGCACGCGCCTGCATGTCCTGCTGCGCGGTGGAGAAGCTCTCCTGCAGCATGGTGGCGATCTGCTCGTCGGTGAGCCCGTAGGACGGCTTGACCTTGACGCTCGCCTCCACGCCGCTGCCCTGCTCCTTCGCGCTGACGCTCAGCAGCCCGTCGGCATCGACGGTGAAGGTGACGCGGATGCGCGCCGCACCGGCGGCCATCGGCGGAATGCCGCGCAATTCGAAGCGCGCGAGGCTGCGGCAGTCGGCCACGAGGTCGCGCTCGCCCTGCACGACATGCAGCGCCAGCGCCGTCTGGCCGTCCACGTAGGTCGTGAAGTCCTGCGCCATCGCGGTCGGGATGGTCTGGTTGCGCGGCACGATGCGTTCGACCAGCCCGCCCATGGTCTCGATGCCGAGCGAAAGCGGAATCACGTCGAGCAGCAGCAGGTCATCGGCGCCGCCGTTGCCGGCCAGCTGGTTGGCCTGGATCGCGGCACCGAGGGCCACCACTTCGTCGGGGTTCAGGTTGGTCAGCGGATCGCGGCCGAAGAACTTGCCGACCGCGTTGCGGATCTGCGGCATGCGCGTAGCGCCGCCGACGAGCACGATGCCCTTGAGCTCTGCCGGCTGCAGCCGCGCGTCGCGCAGCGCCTTGCGGACCGATGCGATCGTGCGTGCGGTGAGCTTTTCGGTGGCGGCTTCGAACTGCTCGCGCCGCACTTCGAGCTTGACTTCGCCGGCCTGGAGGCTGGCCGAGAACGTGGCCGCCTCGGCCGTGGAAAGCGCTTCCTTCGTCGACCGGGCCGCCACCAGCAGTGCGGCCTTGTCGGCATCGCTGCTGGCCTTGTACCCCGCTTGCGCGAGGACGAATTCGGCCAGCGCGAGGTCGTAGTCGTCGCCGCCCAGGGCCGAGTCGCCGCCGGTCGCGATCACCTCGAACACCCCCTGCGTCAGCCGCAGGATCGAGATGTCGAAGGTGCCGCCGCCCAGGTCGTAGACCGCGTAGACGCCTTCGCTCGCGTTGTCGAGCCCGTAGGCAATGGCGGCCGCCGTCGGCTCGCTGATGAGGCGCAGCACATGGAGGCCGGCGAGCTGCGCGGCGTCCTTGGTCGCCTGGCGCTGGCCTTCGTCGAAGTACGCAGGGACGGTGATCACCGCACCATACAGGTCATCGACGAAGGTGTCCTCGGCCCGGTAGCGCAGCGTCGCGAGGATCTCGGCGCTGACCTCGATGGGCGACTTCTCGCCGGCGGTGGTCACGACGTGGACCATGCCGGCCTCGTCCGTGAGGTGGTAGGCCATGGCATCGCGGTTCTCGATGTCCTGCACGCCGCGGCCCATCAGCCGCTTGACCGAGGTGATCACGTTCGCAGGATCTTCGGCGCGCGCCGCCAGGGCATCGAATCCGATCTGGCGGCGGTCCTTGTCGAGGTAGCGGACGGCCGACGGCAGGAGCACGCGGCCTTCCCCATCGGGCAGGCACTCGGCCACCCCGCTGCGAACCGCGGCCACGAGCGAATGCGTGGTGCCGAGGTCGATGCCGACGGCGATGCGGCGCTGGTGCGGATCGGGCGCCTGGCCGGGTTCTGAAATCTGAAGCAGTGACATCAGGCCTCCCGCCGGGCCGCCCCAAGGGAGGCCTGCTCCCCCTCGGGGGGCAGCGAATACACGAAGTGATGAGCGTGGGGGTTCATGGTTCTATTGTCCCAACTGGTCCGACTTGACTTCGATGTCGTGGGCAAAGCGCTCAATGAACATGAGGGCTCTGATCTGTTTTGCCGCCCCCGGGTAGTCGCCCTTTTCGTCGATGAGCCAGTCGAGCGACGACAGCGCGCGGGCACGGCCGGCTTCCACTTCGCCGCGGAGCTTCTCGATCCCGGCATCGTCATCCGCCTCCTCGAGTTCCTCGCGCCACGCGATCTGGTTCATCAGGAAATCCGGCGGCATCGCCGTGTTGTTCTCGGCATTGATC
This region includes:
- the fdx gene encoding ISC system 2Fe-2S type ferredoxin, translating into MPTIKILPHAEYCPEGAEISAPAGTSICEALLENNIHIEHACEMSCACTTCHVIVRKGLESLNDAEEEEEDLLDRAWGLEPQSRLSCQAILAQSDLTVEIPKYSINHAKENH
- the hscA gene encoding Fe-S protein assembly chaperone HscA — encoded protein: MSLLQISEPGQAPDPHQRRIAVGIDLGTTHSLVAAVRSGVAECLPDGEGRVLLPSAVRYLDKDRRQIGFDALAARAEDPANVITSVKRLMGRGVQDIENRDAMAYHLTDEAGMVHVVTTAGEKSPIEVSAEILATLRYRAEDTFVDDLYGAVITVPAYFDEGQRQATKDAAQLAGLHVLRLISEPTAAAIAYGLDNASEGVYAVYDLGGGTFDISILRLTQGVFEVIATGGDSALGGDDYDLALAEFVLAQAGYKASSDADKAALLVAARSTKEALSTAEAATFSASLQAGEVKLEVRREQFEAATEKLTARTIASVRKALRDARLQPAELKGIVLVGGATRMPQIRNAVGKFFGRDPLTNLNPDEVVALGAAIQANQLAGNGGADDLLLLDVIPLSLGIETMGGLVERIVPRNQTIPTAMAQDFTTYVDGQTALALHVVQGERDLVADCRSLARFELRGIPPMAAGAARIRVTFTVDADGLLSVSAKEQGSGVEASVKVKPSYGLTDEQIATMLQESFSTAQQDMQARALVEARVDADRMLLATQSALDADGALLSVEEREAIDARMDALRRAQSSGDAAVIEAATKALADGTEAFAAQRMNAGIARALAGRQIESL
- the hscB gene encoding Fe-S protein assembly co-chaperone HscB: MNLTDTDFELFAVPATFAQDRAALDARWKELQREAHPDRFAAQGAAAQRVAMQWSVRINEAYQRLKDPIRRATYLCELNGAPINAENNTAMPPDFLMNQIAWREELEEADDDAGIEKLRGEVEAGRARALSSLDWLIDEKGDYPGAAKQIRALMFIERFAHDIEVKSDQLGQ